Proteins from a genomic interval of Lycium ferocissimum isolate CSIRO_LF1 chromosome 2, AGI_CSIRO_Lferr_CH_V1, whole genome shotgun sequence:
- the LOC132046921 gene encoding BTB/POZ domain-containing protein At5g66560, giving the protein MAPPDHPTSKGQAWFCTTGLPSDIIIEVEDMTFHLHKFPLMSKSRKLHEMITEQETNASNNKIHKPAEQDNEEIEEEEEENDEDLQQCCISLPDFPGGSETFEIAAKFCYGVKIELSASNVAPLRCAGEYLEMTEEYSEDNLISKTERFLSQTVLKSIKDSIRTLNSCKNILLLAETLGIVQRCIDAVAVRASSADPSLFGWPVNDGSVETNTRRKGVNRGGMDSWFEELGHLSLPLFKRLISAMKARDLSSEIIESCLMYYAKKYIPGISRSSRKTSSSSSIPSENEQRELLETIITNLPEETSSRTSTATRILFGLLRTANILNASEASRAALERKIGSQLEQATLDDLLIPSYSYLNETLYDVACVERILGYFLNGLEERSTARIQGEEENISVRSAALMLVGKLIDGYLSEIASDNNLLPEKFYELAVALPDQARLFDDGLYRAVDVYLKAHPWISEAERENICGVMDCQKLTLEACTHAAQNERLPLRAVVQVLFFEQLQLRQAIAGTLMVADVAPGEIPRLMDGRGEGEGEGGEEEEETTGVVGVTRGQEGSSTWRKTVRENQVLRLDMDSMRTRVQELERECSTMKKAIQKIDKVGKHGGGEEGGGGWRKKLGCKFKTQVCDSHEPTVVEARKGRGHRHHHQ; this is encoded by the exons ATGGCGCCCCCTGACCACCCCACCTCCAAAGGCCAAGCATG GTTTTGTACTACGGGATTACCCAGCGATATCATCATTGAAGTTGAAGATATGACCTTCCATCTTCACAAG TTTCCTCTGATGTCAAAAAGTAGAAAGCTTCATGAGATGATAACAGAGCAAGAGACAAATGCAAGTAACAATAAAATCCACAAACCTGCTGAACAAGACAACGAGgagattgaagaagaagaggaggagaatGACGAGGACCTGCAGCAATGTTGTATTTCTCTCCCTGATTTCCCTGGCGGTTCAGAGACATTCGAGATAGCTGCCAAGTTCTGCTACGGTGTGAAAATCGAGCTATCTGCATCAAACGTTGCTCCACTACGCTGTGCGGGTGAGTACTTGGAAATGACTGAAGAGTACTCCGAAGATAACCTCATTTCCAAGACAGAGAGGTTTCTTTCACAGACAGTGCTAAAGAGTATTAAGGATTCAATTAGAACCCTAAACTCTTGCAAGAACATCTTGTTATTAGCTGAAACACTCGGCATTGTTCAAAGATGTATTGACGCCGTTGCTGTTAGAGCTTCATCTGCTGATCCGTCTCTCTTTGGCTGGCCAGTGAATGACGGATCAGTCGAAACAAATACTCGCCGTAAAGGTGTCAATAGAGGTGGTATGGATTCATGGTTCGAAGAGCTAGGCCACTTGAGTTTGCCTTTGTTCAAGCGTTTGATCTCCGCTATGAAAGCTAGAGATTTGAGTTCGGAGATTATCGAGAGCTGTCTAATGTATTACGCGAAGAAGTACATTCCAGGAATTTCACGCTCGAGTAGAAAGACATCATCGTCGTCTTCGATACCTTCAGAGAATGAACAGAGAGAACTTTTGGAGACTATAATTACTAACCTTCCTGAAGAAACTAGCTCAAGAACTTCAACAGCAACAAGGATTCTCTTCGGGTTATTAAGAACAGCGAATATACTGAATGCTTCAGAAGCTTCTAGAGCTGCATTGGAGAGGAAAATCGGATCTCAATTGGAACAAGCGACATTGGACGATCTTCTCATTCCAAGCTATTCGTATCTGAATGAAACGTTATATGATGTCGCTTGTGTGGAGAGAATATTAGGATATTTCTTGAACGGATTGGAAGAGAGATCGACGGCTAGAATTCAAGGTGAAGAAGAGAACATCAGTGTCAGATCCGCAGCGTTAATGTTAGTTGGAAAGTTAATCGATGGTTACTTATCAGAAATCGCTTCCGATAATAACTTATTGCCGGAGAAATTCTATGAATTGGCTGTTGCATTGCCGGACCAAGCAAGACTTTTTGATGATGGCCTTTACAGAGCTGTCGATGTGTATCTCAAG GCGCATCCATGGATATCGGAAGCGGAGAGGGAGAATATTTGTGGAGTAATGGATTGCCAGAAGCTAACACTAGAAGCGTGTACACACGCAGCTCAGAACGAACGGCTTCCGCTTAGAGCCGTAGTTCAAGTGTTGTTCTTCGAACAACTCCAGCTCCGGCAAGCAATTGCCGGAACTCTTATGGTTGCCGACGTGGCACCAGGAGAAATCCCGCGGCTTATGGACGGCCGCGGAGAAGGGGAGGGGGAAGGTggagaagaggaagaggaaacGACAGGAGTAGTTGGGGTGACACGTGGACAGGAAGGGAGTAGCACGTGGAGGAAAACAGTGAGAGAGAATCAGGTGCTACGATTGGATATGGATAGCATGAGGACTCGAGTACAGGAACTGGAACGAGAATGCTCCACAATGAAGAAAGCGATCCAGAAGATCGATAAGGTAGGCAAACACGGCGGCGgtgaagaaggaggaggagggtGGAGAAAGAAGTTAGGGTGTAAATTCAAGACGCAAGTGTGTGATTCGCATGAGCCAACCGTTGTGGAGGCCAGGAAAGGACGGggtcatcgtcatcatcatcaatag